One Rhipicephalus microplus isolate Deutch F79 unplaced genomic scaffold, USDA_Rmic scaffold_12, whole genome shotgun sequence DNA segment encodes these proteins:
- the LOC119167620 gene encoding uncharacterized protein LOC119167620 isoform X1, with product MAHQLPEFEDAKDKWQAYLVKVEAYFEANDVKDDAKKRALLVAALGTKTIEILNGKVAPKKPNALTYAEVVQTLNSYYDPVPNEISESFKFFHRCQQEGESVHAFIVAIRQMAQNCNFSTMLDRMIRDRIVCGVRSKNLQKQLLAKKDLNLQEAEALALAAESAERDSQGITSDKEQASLLKLSAQYESRAKTAGVQQCNCCGKQGHRTNACRLIQRRCFKCTRRGHLARMCAVNDKTSRMLAVTAQATETEDSDNSASQIWSLTTKRSLIPPIRKEFAWNGIQVTMDIDTGSPVCVIPKSIYETYCHQWPQLQKSELQLSCYLGRLPLLGAITMPVSYEGTTVQCTLTVLDCEGPSLCGRDLLKKLTDECIQVLNVYPQPSRSSQAQEVIPKLLQKNADLFTEGTGLMKGPPARLHIKTGSTPKFFKARKIPFALRDKVSKELDRLVSAGIISPVPHSEWATPIVPVLKKDGTVRICGDFKVTLNPVCEVEQYPLPVIDDIFANLRGGKKFSILDLRDAYNQVELDEDSRKLAVINTPKGLFCYNRLPFGIASAPAIFQRKIESVLQGLPGTQAYLDDVLIAESNNNENANLEAVLQRFREYGIKLRAEKCRFCESSVTYLGHRIDTEGLHPLEKNVDAIRLAPLPRNVAELRSFLGMVTFYNKFLPNLSTVLAPLYKLLEKGAKWVWHTKENSAFQKAKSALCSAPVLTYFDPQLELLLECDASPYGVGATLFHRINGEDRPIGFRSRTLTSAEMKYSQIEREALALVFGVTRFRDYLLGREFTLVTDHRPLLGLLRPDRQTSVMAAARIQRWALLLGAYKYKLICKPGSQMLISDALSRLPQSLQEPEAETENLTEMVLLIDQLDEPAVSHKELQALTEADAVLQEVCRNHELPKNPGAESASWYFAPGDAVYVRNYGVGDKWTPGKVKSTSGARLVTVATEDGVVRRHVDQVRKRSSDTGASRETATPEEPPPEGQHRTTQDAPKCEADDLSESPVPELRRSTRIRKPVERYGS from the exons ATGGCACACCAGCTACCGGAATTCGAAGACGCAAAAGATAAGTGGCAGGCGTACTTGGTAAAGGTGGAGGCTTACTTTGAAGCTAATGATGTGAAGGACGATGCTAAGAAGAGGGCCCTGCTGGTAGCCGCGCTTGGAACAAAGACAATTGAAATCTTGAACGGGAAAGTAGCGCCGAAGAAACCTAATGCTCTGACCTACGCGGAAGTTGTGCAGACGTTAAACAGCTACTACGACCCAGTGCCGAATGAAATTTCAGAAAGTTTCAAATTCTTCCATCGCTGCCAGCAAGAAGGGGAGTCTGTGCATGCATTTATTGTGGCAATTCGACAGATGGCCCAGAATTGCAACTTTTCGACGATGCTGGACAGAATGATAAGGGACCGTATTGTGTGTGGAGTCAGGTCCAAGAATTTGCAAAAGCAGCTGCTAGCAAAGAAAGACCTTAATCTTCAAGAAGCCGAGGCCCTTGCCCTGGCCGCAGAAAGCGCCGAACGCGATTCGCAAGGTATTACTTCGGACAAAGAGCAAGCGAGTTTGCTCAAGTTGAGTGCTCAATATGAGTCGCGCGCGAAGACGGCGGGCGTACAACAATGCAATTGTTGTGGAAAGCAGGGTCACAGAACCAATGCTTGTCGCCTAATCCAGCGCAGATGCTTCAAATGTACACGGCGAGGGCATTTAGCCAGAATGTGCGCGGTGAACGACAAAACAAGCAGAATGCTAGCAGTGACAGCACAGGCGACAGAAACGGAAGACAGTGATAACAGTGCGTCGCAGATTTGGTCGTTGACCACTAAGCGCTCGCTCATACCCCCTATAAGAAAGGAATTCGCGTGGAACGGCATTCAAGTAACGATGGACATCGATACGGGCTCGCCTGTTTGCGTCATTCCTAAGAGCATCTACGAGACGTACTGTCATCAGTGGCCGCAGCTACAGAAGTCAGAACTACAGCTTTCATGCTATCTGGGCAGACTTCCGCTTCTCGGCGCAATAACAATGCCGGTTTCCTACGAAGGTACAACAGTGCAATGTACTTTGACTGTTTTAGACTGCGAGGGGCCCAGTCTTTGCGGTCGGGATCTGCTGAAAAAATTAACCGACGAATGTATCCAGGTTCTCAACGTGTATCCGCAGCCTTCAAGGTCAAGCCAAGCCCAGGAGGTCATTCCGAAGCTGCTCCAGAAAAACGCTGACCTTTTCACTGAGGGCACTGGTCTCATGAAAGGTCCGCCGGCCCGACTGCATATCAAGACCGGATCAACCCCCAAGTTTTTCAAGGCAAGAAAAATTCCTTTTGCACTTCGCGATAAAGTGTCAAAGGAGCTTGACAGATTAGTATCCGCTGGCATAATCTCTCCAGTTCCTCATTCCGAATGGGCGACGCCCATTGTTCCAGTTTTGAAGAAGGACGGAACGGTGCGCATATGCGGTGATTTCAAGGTGACTTTAAACCCAGTGTGCGAGGTTGAGCAGTACCCATTGCCTGTCATAGACGACATATTTGCAAATTTACGTGGAGGGAAGAAATTCAGTATATTGGACCTTCGCGATGCATACAACCAGGTCGAGCTAGATGAAGACTCGCGGAAACTAGCAGTGATAAATACACCGAAGGGGCTGTTCTGCTACAATAGATTGCCGTTTGGCATCGCGTCAGCTCCTGCGATATTCCAACGGAAGATTGAATCGGTGCTACAAGGGCTGCCAGGGACACAGGCATATCTGGATGATGTGCTGATAGCCGAGAGCAACAACAATGAAAATGCTAATCTGGAAGCAGTGTTGCAGCGATTCCGCGAGTACGGCATCAAGCTTCGTGCAGAAAAGTGCAGGTTTTGTGAATCGTCGGTGACGTATCTGGGACATCGTATTGATACCGAGGGACTACATCCGCTCGAAAAGAACGTCGACGCAATCAGACTGGCCCCGTTGCCACGAAATGTTGCTGAGTTGCGATCCTTTTTAGGAATGGTCACTTTTTACAATAAGTTTCTGCCAAATCTTTCCACTGTGCTTGCACCTTTGTATAAGCTTCTTGAAAAAGGCGCAAAATGGGTTTGGCACACGAAAGAAAACTCGGCATTTCAGAAGGCAAAGAGCGCTTTGTGTTCGGCCCCAGTGCTAACGTATTTTGATCCGCAGCTGGAGTTGCTGCTGGAATGCGACGCTTCCCCTTACGGTGTCGGTGCTACCCTGTTTCACCGTATAAATGGCGAAGACAGGCCAATTGGGTTCCGGTCACGAACGCTCACCTCAGCTGAAATGAAGTACTCTCAAATCGAGCGAGAAGCTTTAGCCTTAGTGTTTGGCGTGACACGGTTCCGCGATTACCTCTTGGGTCGGGAGTTCACGTTAGTAACAGATCACCGTCCTTTGCTGGGGCTACTGAGACCGGACCGTCAGACTTCTGTTATGGCTGCCGCACGCATTCAGCGATGGGCGCTTTTGCTCGGCGCGTATAAATACAAGCTTATTTGTAAACCCGGCAGTCAGATGTTAATCTCTGATGCCCTAAGCCGCTTACCACAATCCTTGCAGGAGCCGGAAGCAGAAACGGAAAACCTCACGGAAATGGTGCTTCTCATTGACCAGCTGGACGAGCCCGCGGTTTCGCACAAAGAACTTCAAGCACTCACAGAAGCGGACGCCGTTTTACAAGAAGTATGTAG GAACCACGAATTGCCGAAGAATCCAGGTGCTGAGTCTGCGAGTTGGTACTTCGCTCCTGGAGATGCCGTCTATGTGCGCAACTACGGTGTTGGGGACAAGTGGACGCCAGGCAAAGTGAAATCGACGAGTGGGGCACGTCTCGTCACTGTAGCAACGGAAGACGGCGTCGTTCGACGTCATGTCGACCAGGTGCGAAAACGTTCATCCGACACAGGTGCAAGCCGAGAAACAGCGACTCCAGAAGAACCGCCACCCGAGGGACAACACCGAACCACCCAGGATGCTCCGAAATGCGAAGCGGATGACCTTTCCGAAAGCCCTGTCCCCGAGTTACGTCGGTCCACAAGAATCAGAAAGCCCGTGGAACGCTACGGCTCCTAG
- the LOC119167620 gene encoding uncharacterized protein LOC119167620 isoform X2 gives MAHQLPEFEDAKDKWQAYLVKVEAYFEANDVKDDAKKRALLVAALGTKTIEILNGKVAPKKPNALTYAEVVQTLNSYYDPVPNEISESFKFFHRCQQEGESVHAFIVAIRQMAQNCNFSTMLDRMIRDRIVCGVRSKNLQKQLLAKKDLNLQEAEALALAAESAERDSQGITSDKEQASLLKLSAQYESRAKTAGVQQCNCCGKQGHRTNACRLIQRRCFKCTRRGHLARMCAVNDKTSRMLAVTAQATETEDSDNSASQIWSLTTKRSLIPPIRKEFAWNGIQVTMDIDTGSPVCVIPKSIYETYCHQWPQLQKSELQLSCYLGRLPLLGAITMPVSYEGTTVQCTLTVLDCEGPSLCGRDLLKKLTDECIQVLNVYPQPSRSSQAQEVIPKLLQKNADLFTEGTGLMKGPPARLHIKTGSTPKFFKEPEAETENLTEMVLLIDQLDEPAVSHKELQALTEADAVLQEVCRYVTEGWPSVAGDSREMVEYWKRRHELSVEKGMLFWGHRVVIPRTAREKLLKLLHESHQGASTMKTRARVSFWWPGLDQDIQRAASDCKNCVQALPMPPERNRVSWPISRERWSRLHADYAGPISNKMLLVIVDAHSNWIEAIPVSRATANATVDSMRTLFSRFGLPRTIVTDNGTPFTGAEFAQFVQKNGIEHIRTPPYHPQSNGLAERAVRTLKDGLKRMPGVELSTALSRILCNYRNSPQASGVSPSELLLGYRLRTRLDICFSPRNHELPKNPGAESASWYFAPGDAVYVRNYGVGDKWTPGKVKSTSGARLVTVATEDGVVRRHVDQVRKRSSDTGASRETATPEEPPPEGQHRTTQDAPKCEADDLSESPVPELRRSTRIRKPVERYGS, from the exons ATGGCACACCAGCTACCGGAATTCGAAGACGCAAAAGATAAGTGGCAGGCGTACTTGGTAAAGGTGGAGGCTTACTTTGAAGCTAATGATGTGAAGGACGATGCTAAGAAGAGGGCCCTGCTGGTAGCCGCGCTTGGAACAAAGACAATTGAAATCTTGAACGGGAAAGTAGCGCCGAAGAAACCTAATGCTCTGACCTACGCGGAAGTTGTGCAGACGTTAAACAGCTACTACGACCCAGTGCCGAATGAAATTTCAGAAAGTTTCAAATTCTTCCATCGCTGCCAGCAAGAAGGGGAGTCTGTGCATGCATTTATTGTGGCAATTCGACAGATGGCCCAGAATTGCAACTTTTCGACGATGCTGGACAGAATGATAAGGGACCGTATTGTGTGTGGAGTCAGGTCCAAGAATTTGCAAAAGCAGCTGCTAGCAAAGAAAGACCTTAATCTTCAAGAAGCCGAGGCCCTTGCCCTGGCCGCAGAAAGCGCCGAACGCGATTCGCAAGGTATTACTTCGGACAAAGAGCAAGCGAGTTTGCTCAAGTTGAGTGCTCAATATGAGTCGCGCGCGAAGACGGCGGGCGTACAACAATGCAATTGTTGTGGAAAGCAGGGTCACAGAACCAATGCTTGTCGCCTAATCCAGCGCAGATGCTTCAAATGTACACGGCGAGGGCATTTAGCCAGAATGTGCGCGGTGAACGACAAAACAAGCAGAATGCTAGCAGTGACAGCACAGGCGACAGAAACGGAAGACAGTGATAACAGTGCGTCGCAGATTTGGTCGTTGACCACTAAGCGCTCGCTCATACCCCCTATAAGAAAGGAATTCGCGTGGAACGGCATTCAAGTAACGATGGACATCGATACGGGCTCGCCTGTTTGCGTCATTCCTAAGAGCATCTACGAGACGTACTGTCATCAGTGGCCGCAGCTACAGAAGTCAGAACTACAGCTTTCATGCTATCTGGGCAGACTTCCGCTTCTCGGCGCAATAACAATGCCGGTTTCCTACGAAGGTACAACAGTGCAATGTACTTTGACTGTTTTAGACTGCGAGGGGCCCAGTCTTTGCGGTCGGGATCTGCTGAAAAAATTAACCGACGAATGTATCCAGGTTCTCAACGTGTATCCGCAGCCTTCAAGGTCAAGCCAAGCCCAGGAGGTCATTCCGAAGCTGCTCCAGAAAAACGCTGACCTTTTCACTGAGGGCACTGGTCTCATGAAAGGTCCGCCGGCCCGACTGCATATCAAGACCGGATCAACCCCCAAGTTTTTCAAG GAGCCGGAAGCAGAAACGGAAAACCTCACGGAAATGGTGCTTCTCATTGACCAGCTGGACGAGCCCGCGGTTTCGCACAAAGAACTTCAAGCACTCACAGAAGCGGACGCCGTTTTACAAGAAGTATGTAGGTACGTGACTGAAGGATGGCCTTCCGTCGCGGGTGACAGCAGAGAAATGGTCGAATACTGGAAAAGGCGACATGAGTTGTCTGTCGAGAAGGGCATGTTATTCTGGGGCCATCGGGTAGTGATACCAAGAACGGCGCGTGAGAAGCTATTGAAATTGTTGCACGAATCGCATCAGGGAGCGTCCACCATGAAGACAAGGGCAAGGGTTAGCTTTTGGTGGCCCGGTCTGGATCAAGACATCCAGAGGGCCGCTTCAGACTGCAAAAATTGTGTGCAAGCTTTGCCTATGCCCCCGGAACGGAACCGCGTCAGTTGGCCAATTTCGCGTGAGAGGTGGTCGCGGTTGCACGCAGATTACGCAGGACCTATTTCCAACAAAATGCTGTTGGTAATCGTGGATGCACACAGCAATTGGATAGAAGCCATTCCAGTATCGCGAGCAACCGCTAATGCAACGGTGGATTCTATGCGAACCTTGTTCAGCCGTTTTGGATTACCGCGCACCATAGTTACCGACAACGGTACGCCGTTTACAGGGGCAGAATTTGCTCAATTTGTGCAGAAAAATGGAATCGAGCACATTCGTACCCCTCCTTACCACCCTCAAAGCAATGGGCTCGCAGAACGCGCCGTGCGAACCCTTAAGGATGGGTTGAAGAGAATGCCCGGAGTAGAACTGTCAACGGCACTGTCAAGAATTCTTTGTAACTATAGGAATTCGCCACAAGCTTCAGGGGTTTCGCCGTCTGAGCTACTTTTGGGTTACCGTTTGCGTACTAGACTGGATATTTGCTTTTCTCCCAGGAACCACGAATTGCCGAAGAATCCAGGTGCTGAGTCTGCGAGTTGGTACTTCGCTCCTGGAGATGCCGTCTATGTGCGCAACTACGGTGTTGGGGACAAGTGGACGCCAGGCAAAGTGAAATCGACGAGTGGGGCACGTCTCGTCACTGTAGCAACGGAAGACGGCGTCGTTCGACGTCATGTCGACCAGGTGCGAAAACGTTCATCCGACACAGGTGCAAGCCGAGAAACAGCGACTCCAGAAGAACCGCCACCCGAGGGACAACACCGAACCACCCAGGATGCTCCGAAATGCGAAGCGGATGACCTTTCCGAAAGCCCTGTCCCCGAGTTACGTCGGTCCACAAGAATCAGAAAGCCCGTGGAACGCTACGGCTCCTAG